From Myxococcota bacterium, the proteins below share one genomic window:
- the secF gene encoding protein translocase subunit SecF, with product MELFKTKTHIDFVRQMPFMVAFSITIIVLSLASMAFKGFNFSIDFVGGTVIELQAPPEAADVDEAKLRGIMDKLGQPDATIVRLGKPEEREFRISLRGSQETDRDLSVNLLKGIGDSLGAPVVAKSVESVGPRVGGELRRAGVQAIILSWIGILIYVWFRFEWQYAPGAVLALVHDVCFTAGLFSLFGWEFDMNVLAALLVIIGYSMNDTIVIYDRIRETVATRGTTELESVVNEAINATLSRTVLTSGLTQLVVVAILLVGGPVLRGFALALFIGIVIGTYSSIYVASAVLIWLARRYGHVVQAPKPSGQRRDRARRATTTS from the coding sequence ATGGAGCTCTTCAAGACCAAGACCCACATCGACTTCGTGCGGCAGATGCCGTTCATGGTCGCGTTCTCGATCACGATCATCGTGCTGTCGCTGGCCTCGATGGCCTTCAAGGGCTTCAACTTCTCGATCGACTTCGTGGGCGGCACGGTGATCGAGCTGCAGGCGCCGCCCGAAGCCGCCGACGTCGACGAGGCCAAGCTGCGCGGGATCATGGACAAGCTGGGCCAGCCCGACGCCACGATCGTGCGCCTGGGCAAGCCCGAGGAGCGCGAGTTCCGCATCAGCCTGCGCGGCTCGCAGGAGACCGACCGAGACCTGTCGGTGAACCTGCTGAAGGGCATCGGCGACTCACTGGGCGCGCCCGTGGTGGCGAAGAGCGTCGAGTCGGTCGGCCCGCGCGTGGGCGGCGAGCTGCGCCGCGCCGGCGTGCAGGCGATCATCCTGTCCTGGATCGGGATCCTGATCTACGTGTGGTTCCGGTTCGAGTGGCAGTACGCGCCGGGCGCGGTGCTCGCGCTGGTGCACGATGTGTGTTTCACCGCGGGGCTGTTCTCGCTGTTCGGCTGGGAGTTCGACATGAACGTCCTGGCGGCGCTGCTCGTGATCATCGGTTACTCGATGAACGACACGATCGTCATCTACGACCGCATCCGCGAGACCGTCGCCACGCGCGGCACGACCGAGCTCGAGAGCGTCGTGAACGAGGCCATCAACGCGACGCTGTCGCGCACGGTGCTGACCTCGGGGCTGACCCAGCTCGTGGTGGTCGCGATCCTGCTCGTCGGCGGGCCCGTGCTGCGCGGCTTCGCGCTCGCGCTGTTCATCGGGATCGTGATCGGCACGTACTCGTCGATCTACGTGGCGAGCGCGGTCCTGATCTGGCTGGCGCGCCGCTACGGGCACGTGGTGCAGGCGCCGAAGCCTTCGGGTCAGCGCCGGGACCGCGCGCGCCGCGCGACGACGACGAGCTGA
- a CDS encoding polymer-forming cytoskeletal protein gives MISAPPITTPSPTPPERRHPGGYEMANIGKSISIKGDVVGDEDTILEGRVEGRVSLRNFHLTIGPNGDIQGEVSAKQVTVVGKIAGNVIASERIEVRETGRIQGDLIAPRLTVAEGAVINGAITMKEASALEKQLRPAEKKLEAAPSPIVGQKAS, from the coding sequence GTGATCAGCGCACCGCCGATCACGACGCCGAGCCCGACGCCGCCGGAGCGCCGCCACCCGGGGGGTTACGAGATGGCGAACATCGGGAAGTCGATCAGCATCAAGGGCGACGTCGTCGGCGACGAGGACACGATCCTCGAGGGGCGCGTCGAAGGCCGCGTGTCACTGCGGAATTTCCACCTCACGATCGGGCCCAACGGCGATATCCAGGGCGAGGTGTCGGCCAAGCAGGTGACCGTCGTGGGGAAGATCGCGGGCAACGTGATCGCGAGCGAGCGCATCGAGGTGCGCGAGACGGGCCGCATCCAGGGCGACCTGATCGCCCCGCGGCTCACCGTGGCCGAGGGTGCCGTGATCAACGGCGCCATCACCATGAAGGAAGCGAGCGCGCTCGAGAAGCAGCTCCGCCCCGCGGAGAAGAAGCTCGAGGCCGCGCCCTCGCCGATCGTCGGCCAGAAGGCGAGCTGA
- a CDS encoding TolC family protein, whose amino-acid sequence MSCSRGMTLFLVIAIARAAAAQELKPEDVLGHDLDLSVQQAVQLGLENSLNLQIIRNDPALARERVREAEGVWDPTLNGTFLQNHSETPVASSLQAFFGTVGDRTEDNSKNYGTSLNGILPYGASYTSGYVFQDLSSTSGLTSLKPQYTAAWASAFTLPLLRDLYWGTPDYLVRRSRLDQKISDENFRSLLEDGVLRVETAYWDLSGFRALEVATQQALDTAHELLDQTQVQYQVGTVSKVLVTQAEATLAQRESEHITALNNVRRAQDNLLTVILAPDINDYANTNIRTHDPDFVEYQVDVNAAVEKARVNRPELSTAAMQVEQADMAEKWSWNQKLPLLNLGATYTMNGLSGSQKTKPGVVLFGPTRLNNTLGITGQPQPGLSINPVTSALNPGLDTIPGTADDFYSGTQVPVQNQPDFGFGRTPAAANSSFFDGHGFHSWSVGATFSYPIPNDTADARYVQRKIELRRAKTVYSRTSQDVVLDVRSAVRELQSNIDAVKAAQRQRVASEEALRAEQERLRLGDSTPHNVSLFQDDFLSAQGREITALRNYRVAISALERAQGTLLESRGISVEQERDRGMDQY is encoded by the coding sequence ATGAGCTGCTCTCGAGGGATGACTCTGTTCCTGGTGATCGCCATCGCGCGCGCCGCGGCCGCGCAGGAGCTGAAGCCCGAGGACGTGCTCGGCCACGACCTCGACCTCAGCGTGCAGCAGGCCGTGCAGCTCGGGCTGGAGAACAGCTTGAACCTGCAGATCATCCGCAACGATCCCGCGCTGGCGCGCGAGCGCGTGCGCGAGGCCGAGGGCGTGTGGGACCCGACGCTGAACGGAACGTTCCTGCAGAACCACAGCGAGACGCCCGTCGCCAGCTCGCTGCAGGCGTTCTTCGGCACGGTCGGCGATCGCACCGAGGACAACAGCAAGAACTACGGCACGAGCCTGAACGGCATCTTGCCCTACGGCGCGAGCTACACCTCGGGCTACGTGTTCCAGGACCTGAGCTCGACCTCGGGACTCACTTCGCTCAAGCCGCAGTACACCGCGGCCTGGGCCAGCGCCTTCACCCTGCCCCTGCTGCGCGACCTGTACTGGGGCACGCCCGACTATCTCGTTCGGCGTTCGCGCCTCGACCAGAAGATCAGCGACGAGAACTTCCGCAGTCTGCTCGAGGACGGCGTGCTGCGCGTCGAGACCGCGTACTGGGACCTCTCGGGTTTCCGCGCACTCGAGGTCGCGACGCAGCAGGCGCTCGACACGGCGCACGAGCTGCTCGACCAGACGCAGGTCCAGTACCAGGTAGGCACGGTCTCGAAGGTGCTCGTGACCCAGGCCGAAGCCACGCTCGCCCAGCGCGAGTCGGAGCACATCACGGCGCTGAACAACGTGCGCCGCGCGCAAGACAACCTGCTGACGGTGATCCTGGCCCCCGACATCAACGACTACGCCAACACGAACATCCGCACCCACGATCCGGACTTCGTCGAGTACCAGGTCGACGTGAACGCCGCGGTGGAGAAAGCGCGCGTGAACCGGCCCGAGCTGTCGACTGCGGCCATGCAGGTCGAGCAGGCGGACATGGCGGAGAAGTGGAGCTGGAACCAGAAGCTGCCGCTGTTGAACCTGGGTGCGACTTACACCATGAACGGACTCTCGGGGTCACAGAAGACGAAGCCGGGCGTGGTGCTGTTCGGGCCCACGCGCCTGAACAACACCCTGGGCATCACCGGCCAGCCGCAGCCGGGGCTCAGCATCAACCCCGTGACCTCCGCGCTGAACCCGGGACTCGACACGATTCCCGGCACCGCCGACGACTTCTACTCGGGCACCCAGGTCCCGGTGCAGAACCAGCCCGACTTCGGCTTCGGGCGCACGCCCGCGGCGGCGAACTCGAGCTTCTTCGACGGCCACGGCTTCCACAGCTGGAGCGTCGGCGCGACCTTCAGCTATCCGATCCCGAACGACACGGCCGACGCGCGCTACGTGCAGCGCAAGATCGAGCTGCGGCGCGCGAAGACCGTCTACTCGCGCACCAGCCAGGACGTGGTGCTCGACGTGCGCAGCGCCGTGCGCGAGCTGCAGAGCAACATCGACGCGGTCAAGGCCGCGCAGCGCCAGCGCGTCGCATCCGAAGAGGCGTTGCGCGCGGAGCAAGAGCGCCTGCGGCTGGGTGACTCGACGCCGCACAACGTCTCGCTCTTCCAGGACGACTTCCTCAGCGCGCAGGGCCGCGAGATCACGGCGCTGCGGAACTACCGCGTCGCGATCTCCGCGCTCGAGCGCGCGCAGGGGACGCTGCTCGAATCGAGGGGAATCTCCGTCGAACAGGAACGCGACCGGGGCATGGATCAGTACTGA
- a CDS encoding helix-turn-helix domain-containing protein: MAAPHHARTKEEVIKDFRTSEIVRAARRVIGESGFDDASMERIASEAGISKGTIYLYFRNKEDLLANVAQLGYEELIARARAQTARARGTKAQLVALMRAALEHTRENREIFRVVQERTQLGFRRESLLGRKLEENRESLLQYVLSIVEAGAHSGELRKCDTRRAARFLIETMRGAIIDRIQNASLKSVERDAEAIVDFFLHGVGATEKT; encoded by the coding sequence GTGGCGGCGCCGCATCACGCGCGGACGAAAGAGGAAGTCATCAAGGACTTCCGCACGAGCGAGATCGTGCGCGCGGCGCGGCGCGTGATCGGCGAGTCGGGCTTCGACGACGCGTCGATGGAGCGCATCGCCAGCGAGGCCGGGATCTCCAAGGGCACGATCTATCTCTACTTCCGCAACAAGGAAGACCTGCTCGCCAACGTGGCGCAGCTCGGCTACGAGGAGCTGATCGCGCGCGCCCGCGCGCAGACCGCGCGCGCGCGCGGCACGAAGGCCCAGCTCGTGGCGCTGATGCGCGCTGCGCTCGAGCACACGCGCGAGAACCGCGAGATCTTCCGCGTGGTGCAGGAGCGCACCCAGCTCGGCTTCCGCCGCGAGTCACTCCTGGGGCGCAAGCTCGAGGAGAACCGCGAAAGCCTCTTGCAGTACGTGCTGTCCATCGTCGAGGCGGGCGCACACAGCGGCGAGCTGCGCAAGTGTGACACCCGGCGCGCCGCGCGCTTCCTGATCGAGACCATGCGCGGCGCGATCATCGACCGCATCCAGAACGCGTCACTGAAGAGCGTCGAACGCGACGCCGAAGCCATCGTCGACTTCTTCCTTCACGGAGTCGGCGCCACGGAGAAGACATGA
- a CDS encoding CarD family transcriptional regulator has translation MKVGELAVYPGHGVARVEALQVREIAGRRLEFLVLRKLDDESRILIPRDRIEEVGLRPPIEGNDAARIWKILKERKRTRPRSGIAWSRQFRELQEKLKVGTIFETAEVLRDLLRLQHTKELSFGERKLLENARSLLVQELAAAEKTGAEEIEASIRAAVK, from the coding sequence GTGAAGGTCGGTGAGCTCGCGGTATACCCCGGGCACGGCGTCGCACGCGTCGAGGCCCTGCAGGTGCGGGAGATCGCCGGCCGCCGGCTCGAATTCCTGGTGCTGCGCAAGCTCGACGACGAGTCGCGCATCCTGATCCCGCGCGACCGGATCGAAGAAGTGGGTCTGCGCCCGCCGATCGAGGGCAACGACGCCGCGCGCATCTGGAAGATCCTGAAGGAGCGCAAGCGCACGCGGCCGCGCAGCGGCATTGCCTGGAGCCGCCAGTTCCGCGAGCTGCAGGAGAAGCTGAAGGTCGGCACGATCTTCGAGACTGCCGAGGTGCTGCGCGACCTGCTGCGGCTGCAGCACACCAAGGAGCTGTCGTTCGGCGAGCGCAAGCTGCTCGAGAACGCCCGCTCGCTGCTCGTGCAAGAGCTCGCCGCTGCGGAGAAAACCGGCGCGGAAGAGATCGAGGCTTCGATCCGCGCGGCGGTCAAGTAG
- the ispD gene encoding 2-C-methyl-D-erythritol 4-phosphate cytidylyltransferase, translating into MRALAVVLAAGQGVRLGRDVPKGFVRLRGRTLLEWSVAALARSAEVEAIQPVLPPGLSAEPISGLGEVAWLPPVTGGERRQDSVLRGLEAGAAARPDLRWVLVHDAARCLVEPADVAAVLAAARETGAALPVLPASDTVKLLDGARVERTLERARLGLAQTPQAFRIEVLREALEKAERDGFEGTDCASLVERLGVEVRTSAGRAGNFKVTHPEDLARAEAALAARGDA; encoded by the coding sequence ATGCGTGCGCTGGCTGTGGTGCTCGCGGCCGGGCAGGGAGTCCGCCTGGGCCGAGACGTCCCGAAGGGATTCGTGCGCCTGCGCGGCCGGACTCTTCTCGAGTGGAGCGTGGCGGCGCTGGCGCGCAGCGCCGAGGTCGAAGCGATCCAGCCGGTGCTGCCACCGGGTCTCTCCGCCGAGCCGATCTCGGGCCTGGGCGAGGTCGCCTGGCTTCCGCCCGTGACCGGCGGCGAACGGCGCCAGGACTCGGTGCTGCGCGGGCTCGAGGCCGGCGCGGCGGCGCGGCCGGACCTGCGCTGGGTGCTGGTGCACGACGCGGCGCGCTGCCTGGTCGAGCCCGCCGACGTGGCGGCCGTGCTCGCGGCGGCGCGCGAGACCGGCGCGGCCCTGCCGGTGCTGCCCGCGAGTGACACCGTGAAGCTGCTCGACGGAGCCCGCGTCGAGCGCACGCTCGAGCGCGCCCGGCTCGGGCTCGCACAGACGCCGCAGGCATTCCGGATCGAGGTCCTGCGGGAAGCGCTCGAGAAGGCCGAACGCGACGGCTTCGAGGGCACCGACTGCGCGTCGCTGGTCGAGCGGCTGGGCGTCGAGGTGCGCACCTCGGCCGGCCGCGCCGGGAACTTCAAGGTGACCCATCCCGAGGACCTGGCGCGCGCGGAGGCCGCGCTGGCCGCGCGCGGAGACGCGTGA
- the ispF gene encoding 2-C-methyl-D-erythritol 2,4-cyclodiphosphate synthase, with protein MRIGQGYDVHRLVSGRALLLGGVRIPHARGLEGHSDADVLAHAVGDALLGALGQGDLGVHFPSSDARWKDAAGSLLLSQIVAKLAPAGLAIANVDATIIAQEPRLAPFRIEIQESLAKLLGVERERVNVKLKSSDGLGAMGRAEGIAAQAVVLLERAAR; from the coding sequence ATGCGCATCGGGCAGGGCTACGACGTACACCGGCTGGTGTCGGGGCGGGCGCTCCTGCTGGGCGGCGTGCGCATTCCGCACGCGCGCGGGCTCGAAGGTCACTCCGACGCCGACGTGCTCGCGCACGCGGTCGGCGACGCCTTGCTGGGGGCGCTGGGCCAGGGCGACCTGGGCGTGCACTTCCCGTCGAGCGACGCGCGCTGGAAGGACGCCGCGGGCTCACTCCTGTTGAGTCAGATCGTCGCCAAGCTCGCGCCGGCCGGCCTCGCGATCGCCAACGTCGACGCCACGATCATCGCGCAGGAGCCGCGTCTCGCGCCGTTCCGGATCGAGATCCAGGAGAGCCTGGCGAAGCTGCTCGGCGTGGAGCGCGAGCGCGTGAACGTGAAGCTCAAGAGCAGCGACGGCCTGGGGGCGATGGGCCGCGCGGAGGGCATCGCCGCGCAGGCGGTCGTGCTGCTGGAGCGGGCCGCGCGATGA
- the cysS gene encoding cysteine--tRNA ligase, with product MSELVLYNTLTRRKDPFVPLEPGFVRIYSCGPTVYSRQHLGNLRAYVFADLLNRTLRYFGYRVKHVINITDVGHLTSDADSGDDKMEKAARESHQSAWDIAAKWTGVFRADLAKLAFREPDVWCKATDYIPEQIAMIRTLAAKGFTYATRDGLYFDTSKDPHYGELARLDLAEQETQERIEHASEKRNAADFALWKLSPPGESRQMEWDSPWGRGFPGWHIECSAMSVKHLGERFDIHTGGVDHIPVHHPNEIAQSEAALGVHPWVPYWLHGGWLMFGDSKLSKSTGGSVLNLDALLDAGIAALSYRYFLLGGHYRQQLAFSEEAIRGAEQSRKRLLRHALEAREDASSRGPEEAAELRARFRAALADDLNAPRALAVAWEVARSDSLGGREKWQLLCEFDQVLGLGLADAKPEEQESDAEIDALVRARDAARAAKDWKRADELRGELKRRGITLTDSPQGTRWKRG from the coding sequence ATGAGCGAGCTCGTGCTCTACAACACGCTGACCCGGCGCAAGGACCCGTTCGTGCCGCTCGAGCCGGGCTTCGTGCGCATCTACTCCTGCGGGCCCACGGTCTACAGCCGCCAGCACCTGGGCAACCTGCGCGCCTACGTGTTCGCGGACCTCTTGAACCGCACGCTGCGCTACTTCGGCTACCGGGTGAAGCACGTCATCAACATCACCGACGTGGGTCATCTGACCAGCGACGCCGACTCGGGCGACGACAAGATGGAGAAGGCGGCGCGCGAGTCGCACCAGAGCGCCTGGGACATCGCGGCCAAGTGGACCGGCGTGTTCCGCGCCGACCTGGCGAAGCTCGCCTTCCGCGAGCCCGACGTCTGGTGCAAGGCGACCGACTACATCCCCGAGCAGATCGCGATGATCCGGACCTTGGCTGCGAAGGGCTTCACATACGCGACCCGCGACGGGCTGTACTTTGACACCTCGAAGGACCCGCACTACGGCGAGCTCGCGCGCCTGGATCTCGCCGAGCAGGAGACCCAGGAGCGCATCGAGCACGCCAGCGAGAAGCGAAACGCCGCGGACTTCGCGCTGTGGAAGCTCTCGCCGCCGGGGGAGTCACGACAGATGGAGTGGGACAGTCCCTGGGGCCGCGGCTTTCCCGGCTGGCACATCGAGTGCTCGGCGATGAGCGTGAAGCACCTCGGCGAGCGCTTCGACATCCACACCGGCGGCGTCGACCACATCCCCGTGCACCACCCCAACGAGATCGCGCAGTCCGAGGCGGCGCTGGGCGTGCACCCGTGGGTGCCGTACTGGCTGCACGGCGGCTGGCTCATGTTCGGTGACTCGAAGCTGTCGAAGTCGACGGGCGGGAGCGTCTTGAACCTCGACGCGCTGCTCGACGCGGGCATCGCCGCGCTCTCCTACCGCTACTTCCTGCTGGGCGGTCACTACCGCCAGCAGCTCGCGTTCTCGGAGGAGGCCATCCGCGGCGCCGAGCAGTCGCGCAAGCGCCTCCTGCGCCATGCGCTCGAGGCGCGCGAAGACGCGTCGAGCCGCGGGCCGGAAGAAGCGGCCGAGCTGCGCGCGCGTTTCCGCGCCGCGCTGGCCGACGACCTGAACGCGCCGCGCGCGCTCGCGGTGGCCTGGGAGGTGGCGCGCAGCGACTCACTGGGCGGGCGCGAGAAGTGGCAGCTCTTGTGCGAGTTCGACCAGGTGCTGGGGCTCGGCCTGGCCGACGCCAAGCCCGAGGAGCAGGAGAGCGACGCCGAGATCGACGCGCTGGTGCGCGCGCGCGATGCCGCGCGCGCCGCCAAGGACTGGAAGCGCGCCGACGAGCTGCGCGGCGAGCTCAAGCGCCGCGGCATCACCTTGACCGATTCGCCGCAGGGCACACGGTGGAAGCGTGGCTGA
- the uvrB gene encoding excinuclease ABC subunit UvrB, producing the protein MADFEVVSDYRPLGDQPRAIEELVDGLTRGISHQTLLGITGSGKTATMSWVIERVQRPTLVMAPNKTLAAQLYGEFKKLFPKNAVEYFVSYYDYYQPEAYIPTTDTYIEKDSSINEEIDKLRHSATRSVLSRRDVIVVASVSCIYGLGSPETYGQMHAYVEVGQRMRRDEFTRKLVDMLYDRNDLDFHRGTFRVRGDVVEVFPAYEDERAIRVEFFGDEVDTISEIDPLRARVLAKPRVAVVFPNSHYVQTRERLERAIEGIRGELDERIQQFKGENKLLEAQRIEQRTMYDLEMLSEMGFCHGVENYSRWLDGRVRDQPPYTLIDYFPKDFLCFVDESHVTVPQIGGMFRGDRRRKDTLVDFGFRLPSAVDNRPLRFEEWEQRVGQVLFVSATPAEYELEKSVGVVVEQIIRPTGLIDPQVVLRPAKNQVEDLLGEIRERVALGDRVLVTTLTKRMAEELTSYYQDVGIRVRYLHSEVPTIERTEILRDLRNGEFDVLVGINLLREGLNLPEVSLVAILDADKEGFLRSTRSLIQTMGRAARNVRGLVLLYADVETDSIRDAMAETTRRRALQAEYNEKNGITPRTVESAITALSDSLYEADYVTVPKAADLDFSPEELRSEVQKLRAQMRKAAEDLDFERAAELRDRIKTLEEGALLAGYEGEAGASQPAAASPRRGGGMRGPGGRRGGGRRRR; encoded by the coding sequence GTGGCTGACTTCGAGGTCGTCTCCGACTACCGGCCGCTCGGCGACCAGCCGCGCGCGATCGAGGAGCTGGTGGATGGCCTGACCCGGGGTATCTCGCACCAGACGCTGCTCGGCATCACGGGCAGCGGCAAGACCGCGACCATGTCGTGGGTGATCGAGCGCGTGCAGCGCCCCACGCTGGTCATGGCGCCGAACAAGACCCTGGCCGCGCAGCTCTACGGCGAGTTCAAGAAGCTGTTCCCCAAGAACGCCGTCGAGTACTTCGTCAGCTACTACGACTACTACCAGCCCGAAGCCTACATCCCGACCACCGACACCTACATCGAGAAGGACTCCTCGATCAACGAGGAGATCGACAAGCTGCGCCACTCCGCGACGCGTTCGGTGTTGTCACGGCGCGACGTGATCGTGGTGGCGAGTGTCTCGTGCATCTATGGCCTGGGCTCGCCCGAGACCTACGGCCAGATGCACGCCTACGTCGAAGTCGGCCAGCGCATGCGCCGCGACGAGTTCACGCGCAAGCTGGTCGACATGCTCTACGACCGCAACGACCTCGACTTCCACCGCGGCACGTTCCGCGTGCGTGGCGACGTGGTCGAGGTGTTTCCGGCCTACGAAGACGAGCGTGCGATCCGAGTCGAGTTCTTCGGCGACGAGGTCGACACCATCTCCGAGATCGACCCGTTGCGCGCGCGCGTGCTCGCCAAGCCGCGCGTGGCCGTGGTGTTCCCGAACAGTCACTACGTGCAGACCCGCGAGCGGCTCGAGCGCGCGATCGAGGGCATCCGCGGCGAGCTCGACGAGCGCATCCAGCAGTTCAAGGGCGAGAACAAGCTGCTCGAGGCGCAGCGCATCGAGCAGCGCACCATGTACGACCTCGAGATGCTGTCCGAGATGGGCTTCTGCCACGGCGTCGAGAACTACTCGCGCTGGCTCGACGGTCGGGTGCGCGACCAGCCGCCGTACACGCTGATCGACTACTTCCCCAAGGACTTCCTGTGCTTCGTCGACGAGAGTCATGTGACCGTGCCGCAGATCGGCGGCATGTTCCGCGGCGACCGCCGGCGCAAGGACACACTGGTGGACTTCGGCTTCCGGCTGCCCTCGGCGGTGGACAACCGGCCGCTGCGCTTCGAGGAGTGGGAGCAGCGCGTCGGCCAGGTGCTGTTCGTGTCGGCCACCCCGGCCGAGTACGAGCTCGAGAAGAGCGTGGGCGTGGTGGTCGAACAAATCATCCGCCCCACGGGTCTGATCGATCCCCAGGTCGTGCTGCGGCCGGCCAAGAACCAGGTCGAGGACCTGCTCGGCGAGATCCGCGAGCGCGTGGCGCTCGGCGACCGCGTGCTGGTGACCACGCTGACCAAGCGCATGGCCGAGGAGCTGACCAGCTATTACCAGGACGTGGGGATCCGCGTGCGCTACCTGCACTCCGAGGTGCCGACGATCGAGCGCACCGAGATCCTGCGCGACCTGCGCAACGGCGAGTTCGACGTTCTGGTCGGGATCAACCTGCTGCGCGAGGGCCTGAACCTGCCCGAAGTGTCTCTGGTCGCGATTCTCGACGCCGACAAGGAGGGCTTCCTGCGCTCGACGCGCTCGCTGATCCAGACCATGGGCCGCGCCGCCAGGAACGTGCGCGGGCTGGTGCTGCTCTACGCCGACGTCGAGACCGACTCGATCCGCGACGCCATGGCCGAGACCACGCGCCGGCGCGCGCTCCAGGCCGAGTACAACGAGAAGAACGGAATCACTCCGCGCACCGTGGAGAGCGCGATCACGGCGCTCTCCGACAGCCTGTACGAGGCCGACTACGTGACGGTGCCGAAGGCGGCCGACCTCGACTTCAGCCCCGAGGAGCTGCGCAGCGAGGTCCAGAAGCTGCGCGCGCAGATGCGCAAGGCCGCCGAGGACCTCGACTTCGAGCGCGCGGCCGAGCTGCGCGACCGCATCAAGACACTCGAGGAGGGCGCGCTGCTGGCGGGCTACGAGGGCGAAGCCGGCGCGAGCCAGCCCGCTGCGGCCTCGCCCCGGCGCGGCGGCGGCATGCGCGGGCCCGGCGGCAGACGGGGCGGCGGGCGCAGGCGGCGGTGA